In one window of Mytilus trossulus isolate FHL-02 chromosome 7, PNRI_Mtr1.1.1.hap1, whole genome shotgun sequence DNA:
- the LOC134726518 gene encoding solute carrier family 15 member 4-like gives MICSQIIKRALFGSSLVFITIGSGGIKSNIGPLGAEQVECLGTPAVQSFFNWFFWSINFGAVIAHTAVAYVQQNLRHFDYGYLIPLVVMINGQLIFWMSRNRYTTASEEGSPFKEIVGICWASGCKGFDRAERRDHGRIYTKESVNRVRAFCKILPVFGLVIVYFGTYAQTNSTFFLQSERLDISVLSKNFPVAALGSFDNVSILILIPLMEIFIYPLLEKINRPPSFLQRIGLGMIFAVLSVVAAGVLEIYRKKEHWVIQKIVDTKYNASSVSIVAQIPQFMLMGTSEVFTSVSGMEFTYSEAPDMMKGVCMGLYLDTIGIGAFFALMIIAIVNRIFRGTGSVFLVPTFGGYNVDVHTGKYKTILGSGFIYILGLILLFASSINFKSLYGDQHHYKDSKRAFFYSSLVLITIGSGGIKSNIGPLGAQQVECLGTLAVQSFFSWFYWFINFGAVIANTEVAYVQQNVGHFDYGYLLAVVVMIVGQIIFRIGKNRYTTSQEEGSPLKEIFGICWASKCRGFGQVSNENQGRHNGDVSVNRVRTFCKLLPIFGFVVVYFGIYAQIDSTFFLQSERLDISVLSKKVPVAALRSFDNIAILILIPLMEIFIYPHLKRINRPPSLLQRMGLGMTFAVVSIVAAGILEKYRKEDLSVHQTILNHTYTASSVSVFAQVPQFTLIGASEVFTIVSGMEFTYSEAPDLMKGLCMGLYMETAGLGTYFAVMIISIVKKVTKGVWFSDEINDGKTEYLFFLFAGIMFVNFILFICVAKRYAYSLGQKR, from the exons ATGATTTGTTCTCAA ataataaaaagagCGCTCTTTGGCAGCTCACTTGTTTTCATAACGATAGGATCTGGAGGTATAAAATCTAACATTGGACCATTAGGCGCTGAACAAGTGGAATGTTTAGGTACACCTGCTGTACAATCATTCTTTAACTG GTTCTTTTGGTCAATTAACTTTGGCGCAGTAATAGCTCATACAGCAGTGGCATATGTTCAGCAGAACTTAAGACATTTTGATTACGGTTACCTCATACCATTGGTTGTGATGATTAATGGGCAGTTAATATTTTGGATGAGTAGGAATAGATACACAACGGCTTCGGAAGaag GAAGTCCTTTCAAAGAAATAGTTGGTATTTGTTGGGCAAGTGGATGCAAAGGCTTTGATCGAGCTGAGAGACGGGATCATGGAAGAATTTATACCAAAGAGTCTGTGAATCGTGTTCGGgctttttgtaaaattttaccaGTGTTTGGACTCGTCATCGTATACTTTGGAACCTATGCACAG acaaattcaactttttttctaCAAAGTGAGAGACTGGATATCAGTGTATTGTCGAAAAATTTTCCTGTTGCAGCGCTTGGAAGTTTTGACAACGTTtccattttaatattgatacctttaatggaaatatttatatatcctCTACTGGAAAAGATAAACCGACCACCATCATTTCTACAGAGAATAG GTCTAGGAATGATATTTGCAGTTTTGTCGGTAGTTGCAGCAGGTGTTCTAGAAATATATAGGAAAAAAGAGCATTGGGTCATTCAAAAAATAGTTGACACCAAATACAATGCTTCGTCAGTATCTATAGTTGCTCAAATACCACAGTTCATGTTGATGGGAACAAGTGAGGTATTCACAAGTGTATCAG GTATGGAATTTACATATTCAGAGGCACCAGACATGATGAAAGGAGTTTGCATGGGCTTATATTTAGATACAATAGGGATAGGCGCTTTTTTTGCATTAATGATTATTGCAATAGTGAACAGAATATTTAGAGGAACAG GTTCTGTATTTCTTGTCCCTACATTTGGAGGATATAATGTAGATGTCCATACAGGGAAGTATAAAACAATTCTAGGATCtggatttatttatattttag GTCTCATTTTGCTGTTTGCCTCATCTATAAACTTTAAATCTTTGTATGGCGATCAACATCACTATAAG GATTCCAAGCGAGCGTTTTTTTACAGCTCACTTGTTCTCATAACGATAGGATCCGGAGGTATTAAATCTAACATCGGGCCATTAGGCGCTCAGCAGGTAGAATGTTTGGGGACACTAGCAGTGCAGTCTTTTTTTAGCTG GTTTTATTGGTTTATTAACTTTGGTGCAGTTATAGCAAATACAGAAGTAGCATATGTTCAACAGAACGTAGGACATTTTGATTATGGTTACCTTTTAGCAGTGGTAGTAATGATAGTGGGACAGATAATATTTCGAATTGGTAAAAATAGATATACAACGTCTCAAGAAGAAg gAAGTCCGCTTaaagaaatttttggaatttgttGGGCTAGCAAATGTAGAGGCTTTGGTCAAGTTTCGAATGAAAATCAAGGAAGACACAATGGTGACGTTTCTGTTAACCGTGTTCGCACATTTTGTAAACTCTTACCAATATTTGGATTCGTAGTTGTATATTTTGGAATATATGCTCAG ATAGATTCAACTTTTTTTCTACAAAGTGAAAGACTGGATATCAGTGTATTGTCGAAAAAAGTTCCTGTTGCAGCTCTTAGAAGTTTTGACAACATCGCCATTTTGATATTGATACCTTTAATGGAAATCTTCATATATCCTCATCTGAAAAGGATAAATCGACCACCATCACTTTTACAGAGAATGG GTTTAGGAATGACATTTGCAGTTGTATCGATAGTAGCAGCAGGTATTCTTGAAAAATATCGCAAAGAAGATCTTTCTGTTCACCAAACAATTTTGAACCATACCTACACTGCGTCGTCAGTTTCTGTATTTGCTCAGGTCCCCCAGTTTACATTGATAGGTGCTAGTGAAGTATTCACAATTGTTTCAG GTATGGAATTTACTTATTCGGAAGCGCCCGATCTTATGAAAGGGCTTTGCATGGGTTTGTATATGGAAACTGCAGGATTAGGGACTTATTTTGCTGTAATGATTATTTCCATCGtgaaaaaagtaacaaaag GTGTGTGGTTTTCTGATGAAATCAACGACGGAAAGACagaatatttattctttttatttgcagggattatgtttgttaattttatactGTTTATTTGTGTCGCGAAAAGATACGCGTACTCACTTGGACAAAAGCGTTGA